The genomic stretch TAGCGGGCCTGCTCGCCTTCGACTTTTTCGCCCACGTCCGAAAGGCGCACGCCCCCACTCTCAAGGAAGCCACCGTCTGGTCCATCATCTACGTAGGCCTGGCGATCCTCTTCGGGGTCGCGGTGACCATCTTCGGCGGCGTCGAGATGGGCACCCAGTACTTCAACGGCTGGCTGCTGGAAAAAGCGCTGAGCGTCGACAACCTATTCGTCTTCCTCGTGATCATGGGGTCCTTCGCCGTGCCCAGGCAGGATCAGCAGAAGGCGCTGCTGTTCGGGATCGTCTTCGCGTTGCTGACCAGGTCGGGGTTCATCGCGTTGGGCAAGGCGATGCTCGAGGCGTGGAGTTGGACCTTCTACATCTTCGGTCTTGTCCTGATGATCACGGCCGGACGGATGCTGGCGCCCGAGGACGGGGATTCCGGCGACGCCGACAACTTCGTCATCCGCATCGCGAAGAAGTACCTGCGCACCACCGACCACTACGACGGCGACAAGCTGTTCACCATCGAGAACGGTCGCAAGGTGCTGACCCCGATGCTGCTGGTGATGATCGCCATCGGCGGCACCGATCTGCTGTTCGCGTTGGACTCCGTCCCCGCCGTCTACGGCGTCACCACCAACGTGTACCTGG from Arachnia propionica encodes the following:
- a CDS encoding TerC family protein, with protein sequence MSRLSVPLWIWVLTLLLIAGLLAFDFFAHVRKAHAPTLKEATVWSIIYVGLAILFGVAVTIFGGVEMGTQYFNGWLLEKALSVDNLFVFLVIMGSFAVPRQDQQKALLFGIVFALLTRSGFIALGKAMLEAWSWTFYIFGLVLMITAGRMLAPEDGDSGDADNFVIRIAKKYLRTTDHYDGDKLFTIENGRKVLTPMLLVMIAIGGTDLLFALDSVPAVYGVTTNVYLVFTATAFSMMGLRQLYFLIDDLLDRLIYLKYGLTAVLGFIGVKLILHALNENNVPFINGGKHVDVWDIGDIESLVVILTILTVTVVVSLLSRRGLVASAIRSLDRRAHSYLHTEYHNTDEEREALYQEIVTRETDLKKYDPRFVTEYMESSGLETTLEKVHKMHGDLA